The following proteins are encoded in a genomic region of Micrococcaceae bacterium Sec5.8:
- a CDS encoding V-type ATP synthase subunit B: MNHPEVTAKVSVPDAAGSLPLSSGFAAQISHGDIRELRGPLLVAGGIDGVGWDEFATIDMDGGERRHGLVLEVDRDLATLQVLESTDGMSLGGIRIRFEGRPLHIQVGTGWLGRVCNGRGEPLDGGPPVTGTATLPVSGWPLNPVYREPPQEPVLTGISVIDALTTLVRGQKLPIFSVPGLPHLTLATQIAAQATSSGQSFRVVFAAMGLAHADIAYVRDRLEERSAEGELVLLLNAADDPVIERILTPRIALTIAEHLAYTEGHDVLVIMSDMTSYAEAVREVSAARREIPARRGYPGYLYSDLATLYERCGRVKGHDGSVTIVPVLTMPAGDITHPVPDLTGYITEGQIVLAPEIAARGIYPPVDVLSSLSRLMRSGAGKDRTREDHLDVAAQVLAAMARARQATELAELVGAGALSETDRSYIQYRTLVEEGLFNQRRDEIRSLDDTLARAWEALAALPEQELTMVSTTFLERYLPGRDDHP, translated from the coding sequence GTGAACCACCCGGAAGTCACGGCCAAGGTCAGTGTGCCTGATGCTGCCGGATCGCTCCCGCTGTCCTCCGGCTTCGCCGCACAGATTTCCCACGGAGACATCCGGGAGCTCCGCGGGCCGCTGCTCGTCGCTGGCGGGATAGACGGCGTGGGATGGGATGAATTTGCCACCATCGACATGGACGGCGGCGAGCGGCGGCATGGCCTGGTCCTCGAAGTGGACCGGGATCTCGCAACCTTGCAGGTGCTTGAAAGCACCGACGGGATGTCGCTGGGGGGAATCCGGATCCGTTTTGAGGGCCGCCCCCTTCACATCCAGGTGGGAACCGGATGGCTGGGGCGGGTCTGCAACGGACGCGGGGAACCGCTCGACGGTGGACCGCCGGTGACCGGCACGGCAACCCTGCCAGTCAGCGGTTGGCCGCTGAACCCGGTTTACCGGGAACCGCCGCAGGAACCTGTCCTGACCGGCATCTCGGTCATCGATGCCTTGACCACACTGGTCAGGGGACAAAAACTTCCCATCTTCTCTGTACCAGGTCTCCCGCACCTGACGCTCGCCACCCAGATCGCGGCACAGGCGACCTCGAGCGGCCAGTCATTCCGCGTGGTGTTCGCCGCCATGGGTCTGGCCCACGCGGATATCGCCTACGTCCGGGACCGTCTCGAAGAACGCTCTGCCGAGGGAGAGCTCGTTCTCCTGCTGAACGCTGCCGACGATCCGGTCATTGAACGAATCCTCACCCCGCGGATCGCCCTGACCATCGCCGAACACCTCGCTTATACCGAAGGTCACGACGTGCTCGTGATCATGTCGGACATGACGAGTTACGCCGAAGCGGTCCGTGAGGTGTCCGCAGCGCGGCGGGAGATCCCGGCCCGGCGGGGCTACCCCGGCTACCTCTACAGCGATCTCGCCACCCTGTACGAGCGTTGCGGTCGGGTCAAGGGCCACGACGGCTCCGTAACGATCGTTCCGGTGCTGACGATGCCGGCTGGCGACATCACCCACCCGGTGCCTGACCTGACGGGCTACATCACGGAGGGGCAGATTGTCCTTGCACCTGAGATAGCCGCGCGCGGCATCTACCCGCCGGTAGACGTCCTGTCCTCGCTGTCGCGGCTGATGCGCAGCGGCGCCGGCAAGGACCGGACCCGCGAGGACCACCTCGACGTGGCGGCCCAGGTCCTTGCGGCCATGGCGCGTGCGCGGCAGGCCACCGAACTGGCCGAACTGGTGGGTGCGGGCGCTCTGAGCGAAACCGACCGCAGCTACATCCAGTACCGGACGCTGGTTGAAGAAGGTCTCTTCAACCAGCGGCGTGATGAAATCCGGTCTTTGGACGATACCCTGGCCCGGGCTTGGGAAGCGCTGGCGGCGCTGCCGGAACAGGAGCTGACCATGGTGTCAACCACCTTCCTGGAACGTTACCTTCCCGGCCGGGATGACCATCCATGA
- a CDS encoding V-type ATP synthase subunit D, translating to MSSTGRAGKVQVERRLLTARHGARLLDRKQHILADELERLQLRAELARTEWEGLATEAALWLRRAAALDGSGRIGMAAPLAPAGVRLRWGSTMGVAYPEDPECQLPAASPAVGSSALSYTATVHRSALEAGIRYAAVQRAEKLLTAELAATRTRQRAVENRWIPRLEKELMDIRRQLDAQELEESLRLRWAADQNAGTSRSAAPDADRKVGP from the coding sequence ATGAGCAGCACGGGACGGGCAGGGAAGGTCCAGGTAGAGCGCCGGCTGCTGACCGCCCGGCACGGCGCACGACTGTTGGACCGGAAACAGCACATTCTGGCGGACGAGCTGGAACGGCTCCAGCTTCGTGCGGAGCTGGCCCGTACGGAGTGGGAAGGGCTGGCAACCGAAGCTGCGCTCTGGCTCCGTCGCGCTGCCGCCCTGGACGGAAGCGGACGCATTGGGATGGCCGCACCGCTGGCACCGGCGGGCGTCCGGCTGCGGTGGGGCAGCACCATGGGCGTGGCATATCCCGAAGATCCGGAGTGCCAGCTTCCGGCCGCGTCCCCGGCGGTCGGAAGCTCGGCCCTGTCCTACACAGCTACCGTCCATCGCAGCGCCCTTGAGGCCGGGATCCGGTACGCCGCCGTCCAGCGTGCGGAAAAGCTGCTGACAGCGGAACTTGCCGCGACCCGGACCCGGCAGCGGGCGGTTGAAAACCGCTGGATCCCCCGACTCGAGAAAGAACTCATGGATATCCGCCGGCAGCTTGACGCGCAGGAACTCGAAGAGAGCCTGCGTCTGCGCTGGGCCGCCGACCAGAACGCAGGCACATCACGGAGCGCTGCGCCCGATGCCGATAGGAAGGTGGGTCCATGA
- a CDS encoding universal stress protein, whose protein sequence is MNDVILVAVNDSRAAFRAAEVAVDYARRLGASLKVVTVRDPAALVKHPGNIDPAALAKHADLAAEAAFRHVASLAAAAGVEVSFSQRSGRVAAEILAAAREVHAVLIVVALVDRPASATPYIGSHTLRILEFSGVPVLVVPLRGAT, encoded by the coding sequence ATGAACGACGTGATCCTAGTGGCCGTGAACGACTCCCGGGCGGCGTTCCGGGCAGCCGAAGTGGCCGTCGATTATGCCCGCCGGCTCGGCGCGAGCCTGAAAGTGGTGACGGTAAGGGACCCCGCGGCGCTGGTCAAGCATCCCGGAAACATCGACCCGGCCGCCCTGGCGAAACATGCCGACCTGGCCGCCGAAGCCGCATTCAGGCATGTTGCCTCGCTGGCAGCGGCGGCAGGCGTGGAGGTGTCCTTCAGCCAGCGCTCCGGACGGGTCGCCGCGGAAATCCTGGCCGCGGCCCGTGAAGTCCATGCCGTGCTGATAGTCGTGGCCCTGGTAGACCGCCCCGCCAGTGCAACGCCTTATATAGGAAGCCACACCCTGCGCATTCTGGAGTTCTCTGGCGTCCCCGTCTTGGTGGTACCGCTGCGTGGGGCTACGTGA
- a CDS encoding FAD-dependent monooxygenase yields MKAVVVGAGIAGLVASRQLGLAGWEVELLEKSPAPRPEGYMMDFFGPGVEAAERIGLYPRLSAVAYHVEAAEYVDATGCATASLDYDRFARLAGGKVLSLLRPDMELAALAALAALEDVPPGRVRVRYGAPVSRVWSDEDGVRVTVDGPTEVTVAADVLVGADGIHSGVRAQVFGPEDEYLRPLGMRAAAFIVTEPDLNARFRNRFVLTDSIDRMAGLYSLRSDEVAAFMVYRDPAGAPGHQRSGSPQERLRREFAGLGHAVDRLLELCPEHPYDDVVAQIVMPGWRRGRIVLVGDACGAVSLLAGQGGSLAIAGAALLGDVLGPVGSPGGISPALAEFERRWRPLVDEAQAAGRRAASSFLPANRTRRLLRRWIIRATHLPGIDRLVARQILGRIAK; encoded by the coding sequence ATGAAGGCAGTAGTTGTCGGGGCAGGCATTGCTGGCCTTGTCGCTTCCCGCCAGCTGGGTTTGGCCGGCTGGGAGGTCGAACTCCTGGAGAAATCTCCCGCTCCGCGCCCCGAGGGCTACATGATGGACTTTTTTGGTCCCGGAGTGGAGGCGGCGGAGCGGATCGGCCTCTACCCGCGGCTCTCAGCGGTGGCGTACCACGTAGAGGCAGCCGAGTATGTCGACGCCACAGGATGTGCCACCGCCAGCCTTGATTACGACCGGTTCGCCCGGCTTGCCGGCGGGAAGGTCCTGAGCCTGCTGCGCCCGGACATGGAGCTCGCCGCCCTCGCCGCCCTCGCCGCCCTCGAGGACGTGCCCCCGGGCCGGGTGCGGGTCCGCTACGGAGCGCCGGTTTCCCGGGTCTGGAGTGATGAGGACGGCGTGCGGGTCACCGTTGACGGCCCAACGGAGGTGACAGTCGCCGCGGACGTCCTCGTCGGCGCTGATGGCATCCATTCCGGGGTGCGGGCCCAAGTGTTCGGTCCTGAGGATGAGTACCTGCGCCCTTTGGGCATGCGTGCTGCCGCCTTCATCGTGACCGAACCGGACCTGAATGCCCGCTTCCGGAACCGGTTCGTCCTCACCGACAGCATCGACCGGATGGCTGGGCTATACAGCCTCCGCTCGGATGAGGTCGCGGCGTTCATGGTCTACCGGGATCCCGCAGGCGCCCCAGGACACCAGCGTTCCGGGAGCCCGCAGGAGCGGCTGCGCCGGGAGTTCGCAGGACTCGGCCACGCGGTCGACCGGCTGCTGGAACTGTGCCCCGAGCATCCGTACGACGATGTCGTCGCACAGATTGTCATGCCTGGCTGGCGGCGGGGGCGGATTGTCCTCGTGGGGGACGCCTGCGGGGCCGTGTCGCTCCTCGCCGGCCAAGGCGGCTCGCTCGCCATCGCCGGCGCCGCGCTGCTCGGGGATGTTCTGGGACCCGTGGGCTCACCCGGGGGAATCAGCCCGGCCCTCGCGGAATTCGAGCGGCGCTGGCGACCCCTCGTCGATGAGGCTCAGGCAGCCGGGCGGCGCGCGGCATCATCGTTCCTCCCTGCCAACCGGACCCGGCGCCTCCTGCGCCGGTGGATCATCCGGGCCACCCATCTGCCGGGAATCGATCGGCTGGTGGCCCGTCAGATCCTGGGCAGAATCGCAAAGTAA
- a CDS encoding FAD-dependent monooxygenase, with translation MDRLLKLCPEHPYDDVVAQIVMLDWQRGRTVLVGDACGAASLLAGQGGSLAIAGAAHLGDVLGPVVSPDWISQALVDFERRWRPVVEEAQAAGRRAASSFLPANRTQRLLHRWIIQATHLPGIDRLVAHRIVGRVAK, from the coding sequence GTGGACCGGCTGCTGAAACTTTGTCCCGAGCATCCTTACGACGATGTCGTCGCACAGATTGTGATGCTGGACTGGCAGCGCGGCCGGACCGTTCTCGTGGGTGACGCCTGCGGTGCAGCGTCGCTCCTCGCGGGGCAGGGCGGCTCACTCGCCATCGCCGGTGCCGCGCACCTGGGGGACGTCCTCGGACCTGTGGTCTCACCGGATTGGATCAGCCAGGCACTTGTCGACTTCGAGCGACGCTGGCGGCCCGTGGTCGAGGAGGCCCAAGCCGCCGGGCGCCGCGCCGCGTCATCGTTCCTCCCCGCCAATAGGACCCAGCGGCTCCTGCACCGGTGGATCATCCAGGCAACCCATCTGCCCGGAATCGACCGGCTGGTGGCACACCGGATCGTGGGCCGGGTCGCAAAGTGA